From Spartinivicinus ruber, the proteins below share one genomic window:
- a CDS encoding response regulator, which translates to MNMTERVARSRPAEILLVEDNEDDVLLTRESFNIAKFAVKLHHVENGKECMAFLRKEGKYADMPMPDLVLLDLNMPVMSGHEVLRQIVKDENLQHLPVVILTTSESDQDVLAMYKLRCSSYITKPVDFDKFQTIISHLNMYWFTVVVLPPK; encoded by the coding sequence ATGAACATGACAGAACGGGTAGCCAGGAGTCGGCCAGCAGAGATACTGTTAGTTGAAGACAATGAAGATGATGTATTGTTAACTCGTGAAAGCTTTAATATAGCTAAATTCGCGGTAAAGCTGCATCATGTTGAAAATGGTAAAGAGTGTATGGCATTTTTGCGTAAAGAGGGCAAATATGCAGATATGCCAATGCCTGATTTAGTTTTGCTGGATTTAAATATGCCCGTGATGAGTGGTCATGAAGTGCTCAGGCAAATTGTTAAAGATGAAAACTTACAACATTTACCTGTAGTAATATTGACGACATCAGAGTCTGATCAAGATGTTTTAGCTATGTATAAACTGCGGTGTAGCTCCTATATTACCAAACCGGTGGATTTCGATAAATTTCAAACCATTATCAGCCATTTAAATATGTATTGGTTTACAGTAGTGGTATTACCTCCCAAATAA
- a CDS encoding CHASE domain-containing protein yields the protein MKTLASLYAINSHISRNQFDYFVKRSIEEFNNIQALEWVPRVPAHERLAYEKSAQADGLTNFKFKKWQPDGSWMATDESWSEEYFPVYYLQPFNSNKIIMGVDLASSPYRSKILNEARDSGKLQSTARMILDDGNKKQVGYLTLVPVFKNNEINVNVDTVQQRRTQLRGFVVGVFRISDIVKSTLEKLAFNHILLDIVDVTVKHNDKVMYEMSNTTSEFSDYSRTLSYSIGGREWEFRFFATHNYVEAISGWQSWLILVVGGVLTIVIGAVLYALTGQVKATEEIVQQRTMELSRTNERLNRVFEAVPSGLVMVSEAGKILFINSMMESLFGYQQDEIAGQPVEILLPEPLRKDHPQLRDSYFRLPVARAMGGGRDLMAVCKNGGQFPVEINLSPVETSEGMFVLASVVDITWRKKLEDSQKRLNVELIASNKAFEQSIDRLNKVFEAVPSGLIMVDKTGRVVMVNSAMEKLFGYGRNELINQPLEILLPEPLRAAHPKLRDSFFRQPATRLMGQGRDLAAVRKNGSQFSVEIGLNPVKTPEGVFVIASVVDITARRKYTEDQKRLNQKLVSSNEALAQSNIELQQFAYVASHDLQAPLRGISGFAQFLQKRYHGKLDETADNYIDRIVDGTHRMQTLINDLLAYSRVESRSCPFQVVSLNDVFDDAIALLSASIEDANASVTRDELP from the coding sequence GTGAAAACTTTAGCTAGCCTTTATGCTATTAATAGTCATATTTCACGTAATCAGTTTGATTATTTTGTTAAAAGAAGCATAGAAGAATTTAACAATATTCAGGCACTAGAATGGGTTCCTCGAGTACCTGCTCATGAGAGATTAGCCTATGAAAAATCTGCTCAAGCTGATGGGCTGACTAACTTTAAATTTAAAAAATGGCAGCCTGATGGCAGTTGGATGGCAACAGATGAGTCATGGTCTGAAGAATATTTTCCTGTTTATTATCTTCAGCCGTTTAACTCGAATAAAATAATTATGGGAGTAGACCTAGCCTCTAGCCCTTATCGTAGTAAGATATTAAATGAAGCTCGTGACTCTGGAAAGCTTCAAAGTACTGCGCGTATGATCTTGGATGATGGAAATAAGAAACAAGTGGGCTATTTAACTTTAGTGCCTGTTTTTAAAAATAATGAAATAAATGTAAATGTTGATACTGTGCAGCAACGCCGAACACAACTGAGAGGGTTTGTAGTAGGAGTATTTCGCATAAGTGATATTGTTAAGTCTACTTTAGAGAAACTAGCATTTAATCATATATTACTGGATATTGTTGATGTAACTGTTAAACATAATGATAAAGTAATGTATGAAATGTCTAATACAACTTCGGAATTTTCAGATTATTCGCGTACTCTATCGTACTCAATTGGTGGACGTGAATGGGAATTTCGTTTTTTTGCTACACATAATTATGTTGAGGCGATTAGTGGTTGGCAATCTTGGCTGATTTTAGTTGTCGGTGGTGTACTGACTATAGTTATTGGGGCAGTACTTTATGCTTTAACAGGACAAGTTAAAGCAACTGAAGAAATTGTTCAACAGCGTACCATGGAGCTGAGTAGAACCAATGAACGACTTAATAGAGTGTTTGAAGCAGTACCCAGTGGACTAGTAATGGTCAGTGAAGCAGGCAAGATTTTATTTATTAACTCAATGATGGAAAGTTTATTTGGTTATCAGCAGGATGAAATAGCTGGCCAACCGGTTGAAATTCTCTTGCCTGAACCTTTACGAAAAGATCACCCTCAGTTACGTGATAGTTATTTTCGTCTGCCTGTAGCTCGGGCTATGGGGGGAGGACGTGACTTGATGGCTGTTTGTAAAAATGGTGGGCAGTTTCCAGTTGAAATTAACTTAAGTCCAGTTGAAACAAGTGAGGGCATGTTTGTTTTAGCCTCGGTGGTTGATATTACCTGGCGTAAAAAACTAGAAGATTCACAAAAACGACTTAATGTGGAGTTGATTGCCTCTAACAAAGCTTTCGAACAAAGTATTGACCGCTTGAATAAAGTGTTTGAAGCAGTGCCTAGTGGACTGATCATGGTTGATAAAACTGGCAGAGTTGTTATGGTGAATTCTGCAATGGAAAAGTTGTTTGGTTATGGGCGTAACGAGTTAATCAATCAGCCCCTTGAAATTTTATTACCTGAACCGTTACGCGCTGCCCATCCTAAATTACGCGATAGTTTTTTCAGGCAGCCAGCGACTCGATTAATGGGACAAGGACGAGATTTAGCTGCAGTCCGTAAAAATGGTAGCCAGTTCTCTGTAGAGATTGGTCTTAACCCGGTTAAAACACCTGAAGGGGTTTTTGTTATTGCTTCTGTCGTGGATATTACGGCTCGCAGGAAGTATACAGAAGATCAGAAGCGTTTAAACCAGAAGCTAGTGTCTTCTAATGAAGCATTAGCACAAAGTAATATTGAACTACAACAGTTTGCCTATGTTGCCTCTCATGACCTTCAAGCGCCACTCAGAGGTATTTCTGGGTTTGCACAATTTTTACAGAAGCGCTATCACGGGAAACTTGATGAGACAGCGGATAATTACATTGATCGCATCGTAGATGGCACTCATCGGATGCAAACCTTAATTAATGATTTATTAGCTTATTCCAGAGTGGAGTCCAGGTCGTGTCCTTTTCAGGTTGTATCATTAAATGATGTCTTTGATGATGCAATTGCTTTGTTAAGTGCTTCAATTGAGGATGCTAATGCGTCAGTAACCCGTGATGAATTACCCTAA
- a CDS encoding arylesterase — translation MLSSLIIHFRKPLLLLVLISLPQLVKADTLLIFGDSLSAGYGLKEQEGWAHLLKQRMAQDYPTYQVVNASISGETTTGGLARLTKALNEFNPNIVLLELGANDGLRGLPIKQMQHNLQTMIQQIKKSGSKVILMEMRIPPNYGKRYTELFQKSFSKIAKQEQIPLMPFFLQEVAGQQQYLQRDNLHPNAKAQPILLETIWQFIQPLLPNTATTQLPSVTNQLTDS, via the coding sequence ATGCTTTCCTCGCTTATTATTCATTTTCGAAAACCATTACTCCTACTTGTGCTTATCAGCTTACCCCAATTGGTCAAGGCAGACACCCTCTTAATATTTGGCGACAGTTTAAGTGCAGGGTATGGACTAAAAGAGCAAGAAGGCTGGGCTCACTTACTAAAACAACGCATGGCACAAGACTACCCAACCTACCAAGTAGTAAACGCCAGCATTTCTGGCGAAACCACCACCGGTGGCCTGGCTCGCTTAACCAAAGCATTAAACGAGTTCAACCCAAACATTGTGTTACTGGAATTAGGTGCCAATGATGGCTTACGAGGGTTACCCATCAAGCAGATGCAGCATAATCTGCAAACCATGATTCAACAGATCAAAAAGTCAGGAAGCAAAGTCATATTAATGGAAATGCGAATACCACCTAACTATGGCAAACGTTATACAGAATTATTCCAAAAAAGCTTTAGTAAAATTGCTAAGCAAGAACAAATACCCTTAATGCCCTTTTTTCTGCAAGAGGTTGCGGGTCAACAGCAGTACTTGCAACGTGACAATTTACACCCCAATGCCAAAGCCCAGCCAATTCTATTGGAAACAATTTGGCAGTTTATTCAGCCACTATTACCAAACACAGCTACGACCCAACTGCCCTCTGTTACAAACCAACTAACTGACTCATAA
- a CDS encoding IS1595 family transposase, protein MAINKVQFQKGLSLNEFLKQYGTEEQCFNTLYKLRWPEGFQCPNCGYDKCCQLTTRKLQQCYKCHQQTSVTAGTIFESTKLPLKTWFQGMYLISQDKKGISAIELHRHLGISYQAAWRMKHKLMKVMQEREGTKQLSGFIEIDDAYLGGERTGCKRGRGADGKIPFVAAVETTKQGQPTRIKLSILKGFNKEEITAWSRQNLAKGSTVISDGLACFNGVIEAGCLHDKIVCGGGRASVEEPEFYWVNTILGNLKSALRSTYHAIRAKYAQRYLAEFQYRFNRRFSLVEFIPRLAFVALRTPPLPGKLLNIA, encoded by the coding sequence ATGGCTATCAACAAAGTTCAATTTCAAAAAGGCCTGAGTTTAAACGAGTTTCTCAAACAATATGGTACAGAAGAACAATGCTTTAATACCTTATACAAATTGCGATGGCCAGAAGGTTTTCAGTGCCCCAATTGTGGATACGACAAATGCTGTCAACTCACTACTAGAAAGCTTCAGCAGTGCTATAAATGTCACCAGCAAACATCTGTAACTGCAGGTACTATCTTTGAATCAACCAAATTACCATTAAAGACTTGGTTCCAAGGGATGTATTTGATCTCCCAAGACAAAAAAGGTATATCAGCCATAGAATTACATCGCCATTTAGGTATTTCCTATCAAGCTGCCTGGAGAATGAAACATAAGCTCATGAAAGTGATGCAAGAAAGAGAAGGCACCAAGCAATTGTCGGGTTTTATTGAAATTGATGATGCCTATCTTGGTGGTGAGCGTACAGGTTGCAAAAGAGGTAGGGGAGCAGATGGGAAAATACCTTTTGTAGCAGCCGTAGAAACAACAAAACAAGGTCAACCGACACGAATTAAACTGAGCATTTTAAAAGGGTTTAATAAAGAAGAGATAACGGCTTGGAGTAGGCAGAATTTGGCCAAGGGCAGTACCGTAATCTCCGATGGACTGGCCTGTTTTAATGGTGTCATAGAAGCAGGTTGTCTTCATGATAAAATTGTATGCGGTGGTGGTCGTGCATCAGTAGAGGAACCTGAATTTTATTGGGTTAACACCATCCTTGGAAACTTAAAAAGTGCTTTACGTAGTACTTATCATGCTATTCGCGCTAAATATGCACAACGTTATCTTGCTGAATTTCAGTATCGATTTAATCGAAGATTTAGCTTAGTAGAATTTATTCCTAGGCTAGCATTTGTAGCACTGAGAACACCTCCACTACCAGGTAAGCTACTAAATATAGCTTAG
- a CDS encoding response regulator has protein sequence MIALTARTMPDERDKCLQAGANDYLAKPVDIDVLLTLIRVLLFDNKVAA, from the coding sequence ATTATAGCTTTAACTGCCCGAACCATGCCAGATGAGAGAGATAAATGTTTACAAGCAGGTGCCAATGATTATTTAGCTAAGCCAGTGGATATTGATGTTTTACTGACATTAATACGAGTACTGCTGTTTGATAACAAAGTGGCGGCATAA
- a CDS encoding FKBP-type peptidyl-prolyl cis-trans isomerase: protein MLIGDKCVVSIDYTLKDDDGTVIDQSEAGQPLAYLHGFGNIIPGLEQELVGKVAGDSFQVSVNPEDAYGEHQEQLIQKVPLATFPDPDNLQAGMRFTAQTEQGDIPVVIADIQDDEVTVDANHPLAGLTLHFEGKVVDVRDATEEELQHGHAH, encoded by the coding sequence ATGTTAATTGGTGACAAGTGTGTAGTGAGCATTGATTATACGTTAAAGGATGATGACGGTACGGTAATTGACCAGTCTGAAGCAGGTCAACCACTTGCTTACCTGCATGGCTTTGGAAACATTATTCCTGGCTTAGAGCAAGAGCTAGTAGGCAAAGTGGCAGGTGATAGTTTTCAGGTAAGTGTTAATCCAGAAGATGCTTATGGGGAACATCAAGAACAACTAATCCAAAAAGTACCTTTGGCTACCTTTCCTGACCCTGATAATTTGCAAGCAGGCATGCGTTTTACTGCACAGACGGAACAAGGTGACATTCCAGTTGTTATTGCTGATATACAAGACGATGAAGTAACCGTTGACGCGAACCACCCGTTAGCCGGTTTGACCTTACATTTTGAAGGGAAAGTCGTTGATGTACGTGATGCAACAGAAGAAGAGTTGCAACACGGCCACGCTCACTAA
- a CDS encoding sensor histidine kinase — protein sequence MKGDKAQLAQLLGNLISNGIKYHGDLPTQIHVSAEKKDDEWIIAVKDNGIGIDVSQYEKIFEIFSRLHNQRDYPGTGIGLAICRRIAQRHRGRIWVESAIGKGSSFYFSIPVRSLNEHDRTGSQESASRDTVS from the coding sequence GTGAAAGGAGATAAAGCGCAACTAGCACAGTTGTTGGGTAATTTAATTAGCAATGGGATTAAATATCATGGTGATTTACCAACTCAAATACATGTATCAGCAGAAAAAAAAGACGATGAGTGGATTATTGCTGTAAAAGATAATGGTATTGGTATTGATGTCAGCCAATATGAAAAAATATTTGAAATTTTCAGTCGCTTACATAACCAAAGGGATTACCCTGGTACTGGTATAGGGTTAGCCATTTGTCGTCGTATTGCGCAAAGGCATAGAGGGCGCATTTGGGTGGAGTCTGCTATTGGGAAGGGTAGCTCTTTTTATTTTTCTATTCCCGTGAGGAGTTTAAATGAACATGACAGAACGGGTAGCCAGGAGTCGGCCAGCAGAGATACTGTTAGTTGA
- a CDS encoding sensor histidine kinase encodes MNESTATLTTNTKNSPSEASTNLDSEYMSVIYAITHDLRAPLRGLEGFSKLLLQTYGNELDDQGLQWLSLIAKNAAKTQAMFDDLLIYSRIWSTSHEYEKIDLNTVTNDVINEDIKHSNFQAPIIEIATLPKIKGVKHLWKLLLRNLLINSLTFQPEKQQPKVVIKPSTIDGQWSLQVEDNGIGVKKKDYHKITQVFSRLNSEKQFQGKGMGLAYCRQIVKLHEGSLIFGQSTLGGLAVICAFPSYILV; translated from the coding sequence ATGAATGAATCAACAGCCACGTTGACAACCAACACAAAGAACTCACCTAGCGAGGCTTCTACGAACTTAGACAGTGAATATATGAGCGTAATATACGCCATTACTCATGATCTTAGAGCACCATTACGGGGGTTAGAAGGTTTTTCTAAGTTATTGTTACAAACATACGGCAATGAGTTGGATGATCAAGGATTACAATGGTTATCTCTAATTGCAAAGAATGCAGCTAAAACTCAAGCAATGTTTGATGATTTATTAATATATTCCAGAATTTGGTCTACATCACACGAATACGAAAAAATTGATTTAAATACTGTTACCAATGATGTTATTAATGAAGATATAAAACATAGTAACTTCCAAGCCCCAATTATCGAAATTGCTACTTTACCGAAAATTAAAGGGGTTAAACACTTATGGAAGCTGCTATTAAGAAATTTATTAATCAACTCATTAACATTTCAGCCTGAAAAACAACAACCAAAAGTAGTAATTAAACCATCAACTATTGATGGACAGTGGTCCCTACAAGTTGAAGATAATGGTATTGGTGTTAAAAAGAAAGATTATCATAAAATAACTCAAGTTTTTTCTCGGTTGAATAGTGAAAAGCAATTCCAAGGAAAAGGAATGGGACTAGCGTATTGTCGACAAATCGTTAAGCTCCATGAAGGCAGCTTAATCTTTGGCCAGTCGACTCTCGGCGGGTTAGCTGTTATATGCGCTTTTCCCAGTTATATACTTGTTTAA
- a CDS encoding site-2 protease family protein produces MLQLLLQGQIAVFILLLIAIVIALTFHEFGHAVTAKLYGDDTAERMGRLNLNPMSHIDPMGLLMVAIIGFGYAKPVITNPRNFTSRWASMVVAAAGPGMNLLLAIFTYNLYVFGLEQGWSLFIGDGPKFFFTYLSIINLVLMIFNLIPLGPLDGHYILPYLLPRHLAVKYQELNSRYGAGALLILVALSVMGVPIFSFVINLGSTILPYITFV; encoded by the coding sequence ATGTTGCAGCTTCTCTTACAAGGCCAGATAGCCGTTTTTATTCTATTGTTGATCGCTATAGTGATAGCACTTACTTTTCATGAGTTTGGTCATGCCGTGACGGCTAAGCTGTATGGGGATGATACGGCAGAGCGGATGGGGCGGCTTAACTTAAACCCTATGTCCCACATTGATCCGATGGGATTGTTAATGGTGGCAATCATTGGTTTTGGTTATGCCAAACCTGTTATTACCAATCCTCGGAACTTTACGTCTCGTTGGGCAAGCATGGTAGTTGCTGCAGCAGGACCTGGTATGAACCTGTTGCTTGCTATTTTTACATATAACCTTTATGTATTTGGCCTGGAGCAAGGCTGGTCGCTTTTTATTGGAGATGGGCCGAAGTTTTTCTTTACCTATTTGTCTATCATTAACCTCGTGCTAATGATTTTTAATTTGATCCCCTTAGGGCCATTAGATGGTCACTATATTTTGCCTTATTTGCTGCCTAGACATTTGGCTGTTAAGTATCAAGAGCTTAACAGTCGCTATGGAGCAGGTGCGTTATTGATCTTGGTAGCGTTAAGTGTTATGGGGGTGCCTATTTTCAGCTTTGTGATTAATCTAGGCTCAACAATTTTACCCTACATTACGTTTGTTTAA
- a CDS encoding IS5 family transposase (programmed frameshift), which yields MEITTQQFKMIEHLLPVQRGNVKLSNIQVLNAVLYVAEHGCKWRGLPKYFGNWHSIYTRVNRWAKKGVLDDVFSVLQEADVINIQVDLVSLDSTIIQVHPDGTGAFKKNGPQAIGKSRGGWSTKIHLVAADDQTAVTFSLSPGQAGDAPEGRKLLKRLENCGWEGAHVIMDKAYEGDETRQLVFDLNMEPVVPPKSNRLSPWKYDREMYKKRNEVERLFRRLKGFRRIFSRFEKLDTVFRFFIHFALIVDKLISVNRP from the exons ATGGAGATTACAACACAACAATTTAAAATGATCGAACACTTGCTGCCTGTTCAGCGCGGCAATGTAAAACTATCGAATATACAAGTACTCAACGCCGTTCTCTATGTTGCCGAGCATGGGTGTAAGTGGCGAGGGTTACCGAAATATTTTGGCAACTGGCACAGCATTTATACACGCGTTAATCGATGGGCCAAAAAAGGTGTTTTAGATGATGTTTTTTCTGTATTACAAGAAGCTGATGTCATCAATATCCAGGTTGATCTTGTGTCGCTCGATAGCACAATCATACAAGTTCATCCTGATGGTACAGGCGCGT TTAAAAAAAACGGTCCACAAGCGATTGGTAAATCAAGAGGAGGATGGTCAACTAAAATTCACCTGGTAGCAGCAGATGATCAAACGGCGGTCACTTTTTCATTATCTCCAGGTCAAGCAGGTGATGCACCGGAAGGTAGAAAGCTATTAAAGAGGCTTGAAAACTGTGGCTGGGAAGGTGCGCACGTCATTATGGATAAAGCCTACGAAGGTGACGAAACCAGGCAACTCGTATTTGATTTAAATATGGAGCCTGTGGTTCCGCCAAAAAGTAATCGGTTATCACCTTGGAAGTATGATCGTGAAATGTACAAGAAACGTAATGAAGTTGAACGCTTATTTCGTAGGCTAAAAGGCTTTAGACGTATATTCTCTCGATTTGAAAAATTAGACACTGTTTTTCGCTTTTTTATTCACTTTGCACTTATCGTCGACAAACTAATTAGTGTTAACAGGCCCTAG
- a CDS encoding M23 family metallopeptidase, giving the protein MVSAAPGRAVGHSSCPLEIIHEGGWSTTYYHLSNIRTQTGQTVSRNQAIANYAGNISQALCNGGHSTGPHQHFSLKRHGSAFHLNGVMFSGYKVNTGRNSYDSNCNYF; this is encoded by the coding sequence GTGGTATCTGCCGCTCCAGGCAGAGCCGTAGGACATTCTTCTTGCCCCTTAGAAATTATTCATGAAGGAGGCTGGTCCACCACTTATTATCATTTAAGTAATATTCGAACACAGACAGGTCAAACTGTTTCCCGCAATCAGGCAATAGCCAATTATGCAGGCAATATATCCCAAGCACTTTGTAATGGTGGCCACTCTACTGGTCCTCATCAACACTTTTCATTGAAGCGTCATGGTTCAGCCTTTCACTTAAACGGAGTGATGTTTTCTGGCTATAAAGTAAACACAGGGCGAAATAGTTACGATTCTAACTGTAACTACTTTTGA
- a CDS encoding CheR family methyltransferase: MFRDADFFASFVNNVLPMLSTFPYIKLWHAGCATGEEVYSMAILLNEHNLFERSIIYGTDINNEALEQARLGIYSVKKIKKAEKNFEKISKEINLDNYFYTSYNHGKISDLLSQNITFSHHNLVQDGVFGEMNVIFCRNVFIYFDRELQNQVFSLFFNSLRYGGFLCLGKGESLHFSVLEDQFEVVDSKQRIYRKKMLGKTG, from the coding sequence ATGTTTCGTGATGCTGATTTCTTTGCCAGTTTTGTTAATAATGTACTACCAATGCTTTCCACCTTTCCTTATATCAAACTTTGGCATGCTGGGTGTGCTACTGGTGAAGAAGTGTACTCCATGGCTATTTTGTTAAATGAACACAACTTATTTGAGCGTTCCATTATTTATGGAACTGATATTAATAATGAAGCGTTGGAGCAGGCTCGGTTAGGTATTTATTCTGTAAAAAAAATAAAGAAAGCTGAGAAAAATTTTGAGAAAATTTCTAAAGAAATTAATCTTGATAATTATTTTTATACCTCATATAACCATGGGAAAATTAGTGACTTACTGTCACAAAATATTACTTTTTCTCATCATAATTTGGTGCAAGATGGTGTGTTTGGTGAAATGAATGTGATTTTTTGTCGCAATGTGTTTATTTATTTTGATCGTGAATTACAAAACCAGGTGTTTTCATTATTTTTTAATAGTTTGCGTTATGGTGGTTTTCTCTGCTTGGGAAAAGGGGAAAGTTTGCATTTTTCGGTATTAGAAGATCAGTTTGAAGTAGTTGACAGTAAACAGCGTATTTACCGAAAAAAAATGTTGGGCAAGACAGGTTAG
- a CDS encoding two-component system response regulator, which translates to MKEFILQSYEPGSTLLMVEDNPSDALLFKTMIERVSCNYISIELADNFTKALSQLKQQNYTALLLDLNLPDIDDAGQAIQQIQQINSRLPIVILTSSDDPALPLKLLRLGAQDYMCKNEVTPSILLRSLRYAKERKNIELELKRALKKQANQNELLKSIVRKDSLTGLPNRLYFFDFCKRSLNLAKRHNTVMAVLYFDINGFKYINDTYGHTTGDLLLKEIGNKVSSALRKEDMLFRLSGDEFAIIAEQLHAEVQAYPIAKRINNAISISPIKIGQYNIDVSISIGIAVYPDSQTVQELVKHADIAMYEAKYNSDHFACFYSKRLDSLNNRQVEIANLLPTGIRRKEFSVVYQPVINCLTSDCSGVEAQIRWNNKELGNVPPDEFIGIAENSTYGSALCCYVIRESAKLIKRLNGKYQPHIGVSINVAARQLTNPTFFNNLLNTIAEVNLPPEMLCIEITERQIIQNLKLCEATLNKIKQYGVQIALDNYGTGFSSITHLKNLPFDKIKIDKSLISHLDTDGKNFALTDAIIAMARHLDLTVIAEGVERREELDLLVKIGCDEVQGYYLSRPIAPASMQELLGNMSTGQSNFKSSSAI; encoded by the coding sequence ATGAAAGAGTTTATTTTACAAAGTTATGAGCCTGGTAGCACACTGTTAATGGTTGAGGATAACCCAAGTGATGCTTTGTTGTTTAAGACAATGATTGAAAGAGTATCTTGCAATTATATTTCAATTGAGCTGGCAGATAACTTTACCAAAGCACTTTCTCAACTAAAGCAACAAAATTACACGGCTTTATTGCTTGATTTAAACTTACCTGATATTGATGATGCAGGACAAGCTATTCAACAAATTCAACAGATAAACTCTCGGCTTCCCATTGTTATTTTAACCAGCTCTGATGACCCGGCCCTACCTTTAAAGTTACTACGTCTGGGTGCTCAAGACTATATGTGTAAAAATGAAGTAACACCCTCAATTTTATTGAGGTCATTACGATATGCAAAAGAGCGAAAAAATATCGAACTAGAACTAAAAAGAGCGTTAAAAAAACAGGCTAATCAAAATGAGTTACTAAAGTCTATTGTTCGAAAAGACTCCCTAACAGGCTTACCTAATCGCTTATATTTTTTCGATTTTTGTAAGCGATCCCTGAATTTAGCCAAACGCCATAATACTGTAATGGCCGTTTTATACTTTGATATTAATGGTTTTAAATACATTAATGACACCTACGGACACACCACGGGGGATCTACTACTTAAAGAAATTGGCAATAAGGTTAGCAGCGCACTAAGAAAAGAAGATATGCTATTTCGACTAAGTGGTGATGAGTTTGCCATTATTGCTGAACAGTTGCATGCTGAAGTACAGGCATACCCTATTGCTAAACGTATTAATAATGCCATTTCTATTTCGCCAATTAAAATTGGCCAATATAATATTGATGTAAGCATTAGTATCGGTATAGCCGTTTATCCAGATAGTCAAACCGTCCAGGAGTTGGTTAAACATGCTGATATTGCTATGTATGAAGCAAAATATAATAGTGATCACTTTGCCTGTTTTTACAGTAAACGACTGGATTCGCTCAATAACAGACAAGTAGAAATCGCCAACTTGTTGCCTACCGGCATTCGCCGAAAAGAGTTTTCAGTGGTATACCAACCCGTTATCAATTGTTTAACCAGCGACTGCTCAGGGGTTGAAGCACAAATTCGCTGGAATAATAAAGAGTTGGGTAATGTACCACCTGATGAATTCATTGGTATTGCAGAAAATTCAACCTATGGAAGCGCGCTTTGCTGTTATGTAATACGCGAATCAGCTAAGTTAATTAAAAGACTAAATGGTAAATATCAACCACACATTGGAGTTTCTATTAATGTAGCTGCTCGACAACTGACTAATCCCACTTTTTTCAATAACTTGCTCAATACGATCGCAGAAGTCAACCTACCACCAGAAATGCTATGTATTGAAATTACTGAGCGACAAATAATTCAAAATTTAAAACTATGCGAAGCAACTCTTAACAAAATAAAACAGTATGGCGTACAAATTGCCTTAGATAATTATGGTACAGGTTTTTCCTCAATAACCCATTTGAAAAACCTGCCTTTTGATAAAATTAAAATAGATAAAAGCCTTATTAGTCACCTTGATACCGATGGCAAAAATTTCGCGTTAACAGATGCCATTATTGCGATGGCAAGGCATTTGGATTTGACAGTGATTGCAGAAGGGGTTGAACGCAGGGAAGAACTCGATTTACTCGTTAAAATTGGCTGTGATGAAGTGCAGGGTTATTACCTTAGCAGACCAATTGCACCTGCCAGTATGCAAGAGCTACTTGGCAACATGTCTACTGGACAAAGCAATTTTAAGAGTTCTAGCGCTATTTAA